A single genomic interval of Physeter macrocephalus isolate SW-GA chromosome 5, ASM283717v5, whole genome shotgun sequence harbors:
- the POLM gene encoding LOW QUALITY PROTEIN: DNA-directed DNA/RNA polymerase mu (The sequence of the model RefSeq protein was modified relative to this genomic sequence to represent the inferred CDS: inserted 5 bases in 4 codons; substituted 1 base at 1 genomic stop codon), which produces MLPKRRRARVGPPDTAPPPXARFPGITVYLAEPRMGRSRRAFLTRLALSKGFRVLDAYRSEVTHVMMEGTSAEEAVCQQERRTAAXSPGCTRPVLLDVSWFAESMAAGQPVPVERRRRLEEALETLAEAAGFAGSEGRQFFLCRAASVLKALPSPVTALSQLRGLAHFGEHSCRVVQELLEHGVCEEVERVRLSERYQAMKLFTQIFGVGLRTADRWYRQGLRTLDDLRERPQRLTQXQRAGLQRHQDLSTPILRSDVETLQQAVEAAVGQALPGAAVALTGGFRRGTLQGHDVDFLIAHPREGXLPRVMCCLKKQDLVLFRQHQRSRQADDPTHLPRRSHAMDAFEGTFCIFHLPRPPGDAVGVPRGPAPPXDHLVVTPISQFPFALLVWTGSKHFEWELRRFSRKERGLWLNSRGLFDPGQKMFFLVASEEDIFRLLGLEYLAPAEKCLTLLAGPHFHSLEMEGAV; this is translated from the exons ATGCTACCAAAACGGCGGCGAGCGCGGGTCGGGCCCCCGGACACCGCCCCTCCTC CGGCACGCTTCCCTGGGATCACTGTCTACCTGGCTGAGCCACGCATGGGCCGCAGCCGCCGGGCCTTCCTCACACGCCTGGCTCTCTCCAAGGGCTTCCGCGTCCTGGACGCCTACAG GTCAGAGGTGACACACGTCATGATGGAGGGGACCTCAGCAGAGGAGGCCGTCTGCCAGCAGGAGCGCAGGACGGCGG CTTCACCAGGATGCACCCGCCCGGTGCTCTTAGACGTAAGCTGGTTCGCGGAGAGCATGGCGGCCGGGCAGCCTGTCCCTGTGGAGCGCCGGCGCCGCCTGGAG GAGGCTCTGGAGACGCTGGCGGAGGCCGCGGGCTTCGCCGGCAGTGAGGGCCGCCAATTCTTCTTGTGCAGAGCGGCCTCCGTGCTCAAGGCCCTTCCCAGCCCAGTCACGGCCCTGAGCCAGCTGCGTGGCCTGGCCCACTTTGGAGAACACTCGTGCAGGGTCGTCCAG GAGCTGCTGGAACACGGAGTGTGTGAGGAGGTGGAGAGAGTCCGGCTCTCGGAGAGGTACCAGGCCATGAAG CTCTTCACTCAGATCTTTGGGGTCGGGCTAAGGACCGCTGACCGGTGGTACCGGCAGGGGCTGCGGACGCTGGACGACCTCCGAGAGCGGCCCCAGAGACTGACCCAGTAGCAGAGAGCAG GACTCCAGCGGCACCAGGACCTGAGCACCCCGATCCTGCGGTCAGATGTGGAGACCCTGCAGCAGGCGGTGGAGGCAGCCGTGGGCCAGGCCCTTCCTGGGGCCGCGGTCGCGCTGACTGGCGGCTTCCGGAG GGGGACGTTGCAGGGCCACGACGTGGACTTCCTCATCGCCCACCCCCGGGAGG TGCTGCCCAGAGTGATGTGCTGCCTGAAGAAGCAG GACCTTGTCCTGTTCCGCCAGCACCAGCGCAGCCGGCAGGCAGACGACCCCACCCACCTGCCCCGGCGGAGCCACGCCATGGATGCCTTCGAGGGGACTTTCTGCATTTTCCACCTGCCACGACCCCCAGGGGATGCTGTAGGGGTGCCcagaggccctgccccacc tgacCACCTGGTGGTCACCCCCATCAGCCAGTTCCCCTTTGCGCTACTCGTCTGGACTGGCTCCAAG CATTTCGAGTGGGAGCTGCGCCGCTTCAGCCGGAAGGAGAGGGGGCTCTGGCTGAACAGCCGTGGTCTGTTTGATCCGGGGCAG AAGATGTTTTTCCTCGTGGCTTCAGAGGAAGACATCTTCAGACTCTTGGGCCTTGAGTACCTCGCCCCAGCAGAGAAATGCCTGACCCTATTAGCTGGCCCTCACTTCCACTCTCTGGAAATGGAGGGGGCCGTTTGA